The genomic window TTTAGCTATCACTAAATTGGATGTCCTTGATGAGTTAGCCGAGATTAAAGTCTGTACCGCTTACGAATTAGACGGCCAAACCTGTCACCATTTCCCCAGCAATGCCAGTGAATTTGCCCGCTGTACCCCCATCTACGAAACTTTACCCGGATGGCAACAATCAACGGAAAACTGTCGTAGTTTGGAAGATTTACCCAAGGAAGCCCTAGATTACCTCAAATTCTTAGCGGAATTGATGGAGGTGTCTATTGCGATCGTTTCCTTGGGGGCTAGTCGGGATCAAACCATTATCGTTGAAGATCCCATTCACGGTCCGAAACGGGCCCTCCTTGATGAAAACGGTGATCCGGTCACCACCCATGAATAACTTAATTAACTAAAGCGTGAGTCATTCCTATGTCTTTATCCATTGAATGTAAAAAACGTCCCGAAAATGTTAAAGGTAATGCTTTACGTCGTGAAGGCTTAATTCCTGCTACCTTATACGGCCATAATGGCACAGAATCGATGCAATTAATGGTGGATCAAAAAGAAACTGCCTTAATGCTTAGGGAGGTAACGGTTGATGAAACGGTAATCGATGTTAATATTCCGGATTTATCTTGGAATGGTAAAGCGGTTGTCAAGGAAATACAGGCACATCCTTGGAAACGCAACCTTATTCATCTTAGCTTCTGTTACGTTAAACCTGAAGCTTAAAAATTAACGGTTTAAAAAAGAGGTTAACAACCGTTAATCTCTTTTTTAAACCCAAAACGCAACAGCAGCTAAACCCATAAATAAAACAGGGACAAACCATTTTAAAACATCGTCTAAATATAAGGCTAAATCACGATAACCCCCAGCTACTAAATTAATACTCGTAACCGATTCGACTAAAGCCAAAAAGACTAATAACATCGACCCCACAATGACTTTATCTTCTGCGGTTAAATAGTTCATTTTAGGGAGTTCTTGCCGTAAAATAAACTGATAAGTAATTAAACTCACCATCGTTGCAGTGGCTAAGGTAATTTGGGGAATAATTTGTGTGGGTTCTAACCAAAATACTAAATCGGACATTAACACAATTAAAGCGACGGGAAAAAGAACGCGCCAAGCATAAAAATGAGAATGTCTTTGAACTTTAATTTGATAGTCAAATCTAGCATATTCTTGTTGTTCGGGTTGTAAATAATGACCATGACTATAGGTAGTAATTTCTTTAATTGACCAGTTAATCAAGGAAATTTCATTACTAATTCCATTCAGTTCGTCTGCTTCTATGAAATGAATTTCTTCAGGAGAATAACTAAAAGATATGAGTTCAACTTTGATAGTTTGTTCATCAAAAGGAAATCGTTTTAAATCAAGACTGGTGGATAATTGTCCATAAAATCGCTGTCGATAAGTAACAATTCCTTGGGGATTAATATGTACAATTTCATCTAATTCTTTATCTAAATGACGTTGATTAATAATATGTAGATTTGGATGCCAAACTTGGTCAATTTTACATTGATAAGGGGAAGCATTAGGATTAGACAAAGAAACATCTAAACGGGAATCATACCATTGTAATCCTAAATAAAAATCAATATATACGGTTTGGTCTATCTCATTAATTTTGACCAAATCTAACGTATAAATCCCTACTAATATTTGAGTTATATCTGACTCATTACCAGGTCTGGGAATGGCTTGGTCATGGGGAATATACCAATGTTTTTGACTATTCTGGGTAACAGCTATTTGTATATTTGGGGGCGGTTTAATTGTCATGAATTTTTGATATAGTTAACAACTCATTGTCAAAAGTTGTTACTAAATATTCTAACTTCTAGCCGATATTATAAAGCCGAACCTTAATGAAAGCTAAAAATTTTAGATTACTTTTTGACCTGGACTGTATTTAATATTAAGAACTGTCTTTAGGCGTTGATCCTGATAGATTATAAATGAGTCTTAATATTGCGTAGGGTGGGTTAGGTGCAAAGTTAATTTTGATAAGAAACTAAGGGTTTTTATCTGCACCGTAACCCACCAAGTTAATGCTATTTTCATCAACTCAGACGACAGATATCAACTGTGTAGGGGTCAGGGTCCCTTGACCCCTACTTTCGTGAAAACAAGAATATTTTGCTTTTTATAGATTGTATTCCACAATAAATGGTTATTTAAGGGATTAAAATATTAATATTATTTAAAATACTTGACTTTCCCCCCCTATGCTATTTTGCTATCATATCCTATCAAAATTTTCCCATTGAGGAGTGAAAATGACCTTAAAGTATAGTCTCGCTGTTGTTACCGCAGTTAGCTTAACTTCCTTGACAGTCCCTGCTCAAGCTGCCTTAGTTAATATTCCTTATTGCGTTAATTGTTTATCGATCGCCTGTCAATGGATTGTATGAAAATAAGACAATATTATCTTTAGATAATCAAGTATCACCTATAGCTTTTACTGATAAAAACATCACAGTTAATGATATTTTTAACTGTTAAAAAGCAGAAAAAAATCTTAATTGAAAAAATCACCTAAATTTT from Crocosphaera subtropica ATCC 51142 includes these protein-coding regions:
- a CDS encoding flagellar biosynthesis protein FlgM → MTIKPPPNIQIAVTQNSQKHWYIPHDQAIPRPGNESDITQILVGIYTLDLVKINEIDQTVYIDFYLGLQWYDSRLDVSLSNPNASPYQCKIDQVWHPNLHIINQRHLDKELDEIVHINPQGIVTYRQRFYGQLSTSLDLKRFPFDEQTIKVELISFSYSPEEIHFIEADELNGISNEISLINWSIKEITTYSHGHYLQPEQQEYARFDYQIKVQRHSHFYAWRVLFPVALIVLMSDLVFWLEPTQIIPQITLATATMVSLITYQFILRQELPKMNYLTAEDKVIVGSMLLVFLALVESVTSINLVAGGYRDLALYLDDVLKWFVPVLFMGLAAVAFWV
- the rplY gene encoding 50S ribosomal protein L25; amino-acid sequence: MSLSIECKKRPENVKGNALRREGLIPATLYGHNGTESMQLMVDQKETALMLREVTVDETVIDVNIPDLSWNGKAVVKEIQAHPWKRNLIHLSFCYVKPEA